ACCGTGCTGGTTCAGCTAACCGGCCTAACGTTGGATATGCTCTCTGAGCTTTGGTCTAATCGGGTGCTCCAGCTCGACGGGTCAACAAGACTAACCTGCTCCGTTTTCCTCTGCTTCGCTTTGACCCTCTACGTGACTAACCGGTCTAAACCGGTTTACCTAGTGGACTTCTCCTGCTACAAACCGGAAGACGAGAGGAAAATGTCCGTGAATTCCTTCTTGAAGATGACGGAGGAAAACGGAGCGTTCACCGATGACACGGTTCAGTTCCAGCAAAGAATCTCGAACCGGGCCGGTTTAGGAGACGAAACCTATTTCCCACGTGGCATAACCTCAACTCCCCCGAAGCTAAACATGTCGGAGGCACGTGCTGAAGCTGAAGCAGTTATGTTCGGAGCATTAGATTCCCTTTTCGAGAAAACCGGGATTAAACCGGCTGAAATAGGAATCTTGATAGTAAACTGCAGCTTATTCAGCCCGACGCCGTCTCTATCGGCGATGATCGTGAACCGCTACAAGATGAGAGAAGACATCAAAAGCTACAACCTCGGAGGAATGGGCTGCTCCGCCGGATTAATCTCAATCGAACTCGCCAACAATCTCCTCAAAGCAAACCCTAATTCTTGCGCTGTCGTGGTCAGCACGGAAAACATAACCCTAAATTGGTATTTTGGCAACGACCGGTCAATGCTCCTCTGCAACTGCATCTTCCGTATGGGAGGCGCAGCGATTCTCCTCTCTAACCGCCGACAAGACCGGTCAAAGTCAAAGTACGAGCTAGTTAACGTCGTGCGGACACATAAAGGATCAGACGACAAGAACTACAATTGCGTGTACCAGAAGGAAGACGAAAGAGGAACGATCGGTGTCTCTCTATCTAAGGAGCTTATGTCTGTCGCGGGAGATGCTCTGAAAACAAACATCACGACGTTAGGACCGATGGTCCTTCCATTGTCGGAACAGTTAATGTTTTTGATTTCGTTGGTCAAAAGGAAGTTGTTCAAACTCAAAGTGAAGCCGTATATTCCAGATTTCAAGCTAGCTTTCGAGCATTTCTGTATACACGCAGGCGGTAGAGCGGTTCTTGACGAGGTGCAGAAGAATCTTGATCTTAAAGATTGGCATATGGAGCCTTCTAGGATGACTTTGCACCGCTTTGGTAACACTTCGAGTAGCTCGCTGTGGTATGAGATGGCTTACACCGAAGCTAAGGGTCGGGTTAAAACAGGTGATCGACTTTGGCAGATTGCGTTTGGGTCTGGTTTCAAGTGTAACAGTGCGGTTTGGAAAGCGTTACGAGCGGTTTCGACGGAGGAGTTGACAGGTAATGCGTGGGTTGGTTCGGTTGAGGATTATCCGGTGAAGATTGTGCAGTGATTGGTTGGACCGGATGGGTGGAGTATAGTGACCGGTCTTATTATGTAATTGTTGTGTACTTCTtgatgttaaatatttttatgtaagtAAGCTGTCAAATGAAGATTATAGTCTAATTAATAATACAAATGTGTGTTTGGTATACGTTAGTTGATTTTTTGTAATATGGTAAACCAGAAAATTGAAAATCTGTCAAAAGACAGACATATGTCGTCGTATCTTCGTAATCTACACGACAGATACTAaagtgatttttatattttactaagtTCAGATTTCTGGGTAcccttttttatatatgttctttTCAATTTCTATGGATATTCTCTTCTAGTTTTGTAAAAGTAGCGGAGAAGGTCTCCAAGAGAAAGCATATCCTGATATCCATTACAAAATTctcttggttcttcaaagtcttgatcttatattaataaattaaataataacttaCTAAGGTCGGTACGTTCAGATCGACCCATTCGTCCGGTCAACAACTCTTCTAGGTTTAGGTCGTTGAAATATCATCTGCATAATTGGTTGGCGCCTACATataacaagaacaacaacaacaaaaaggcaaaaacataacatttacaaaaagaaacatgCCAGACGTTTAATGCCTCTAGAAAATATACAACAAAAGTTACAAGATTAAAACATGTTCTCCAGGATCATTGCCATCTTTGGAGTCTTTAGTCTTACATGCACCACCATTAATTTGTCTTCTTAATGCCCCCACCAAAAGCAAAACGGGGATGTAGCTCAGATGGTAGAGCGCTCGCTTAGCATGCGAGAGGTACGGGGATCGATACCCCGCATCTCCATTTATTACTTTTTACAGAATTTTTTTCTGTCTTGTGGCTTTAGAGTAAAAAGTTCATTGCTTTGCTAGATAGGCCCAATCATAACCCTTATGTGAGTTATGGGCCACACCATACCGCATCTTAAAATGATGCTGTTTTTATTCAGAAGAGGCTAGCTTACATGCAGGTATATATAGTTGTCTTATTTCagggaaaaaaataataataatatagttGTCTTATTTCGAACACCTGTGACATGTTAATCAAAATTTCGGTTTAACTTGTTTTAGACATCATTTGCAATTCGAATTACAAAATGATAAAAGAGTTTCGAAAGGAAACAAAGAGATTTCCTCTATTATAATGGAATTTCGTCACAGGTGATACATACGGAACGTGTGTAAACGTCAAGTGACAAGACTTGTGATTGATGGGAATCATGTCACATGGGTGATGTCCTCTGCTCGTGCTTCAAGTTGCAAAGTTGCagcttttctttttcctttttagcTAATTCTTAAAAGATTTAAGTCTCACTTTTGcatcaaaatcatcaaaatacGTAAATTCTGGTGCCGAAGTGGAAGGTTCAAAACTTTTTATCCGAAAGTTATTCCTGTAAAAGGCGAAAAgagtataaattaattatttgtgTATACGtcccttttttttgtttattctttaaATCATTTGATGTTTAGTTATATAAATTTGCTTTAAAAGTAACACATGCAATGTTAGCTTTCGAATACAATATTCTTGTACATCTCCACTGACCTCGATGTATTTATCCTACCGATAAGTTCTAATCAAATTTAGTTTTCTTTACcgtttcatatttaaaaaaaaaggttacaGAACAATTAGTTCATTCTCAACGGTAAATTTCCAAACACAACATAATCTCAACGACTAAAATTCAATAGTCAATACGAAAAACACTgcatacaaataaaattaaaaacgtttttccTGGAGGGATAACAACATATTGTGACCGTTGATATGGCATCACCACCGACAGTCATCTAAGCCAATTCCTATAGTCACTAGTAGAAGCTGGTGAGACCTCAACACCATTAGACTCAGTGCAACACGAGGAGTAGTTCGATTGCTGCTCCAACAATGCACCAAAGTGTGAACCAGCCACACTCTTAAAGCTTGGACTCCTCAAACTATTAATGTCATCATACTCCGGTTGTGGCGGGACTGGAAATGAAAGCCGTTTCTTGACCAAACCCACACGGTCCCTCTCGGGAGTGGAAGGTCGCTGCCTCGGCGCGCTCTGGGACCTAATCCTCGCCTTAGCCGACTCTGTATTGGCCATATAATTAGGCAGCATTGCTGCATTATTGACCATTGTGGTACTAACGCTACAACCACTTCTAGCAGTGAAACTATAGTTAGATCTCAGGCTAGGTGTGTTTGATGTATAACTATAAGCTGCTCGGTCATAGTCATCCCTAGGGTCTTTCTGGCACCGAGGACTAGCTGACCGGATATTGATCGGTCTAGACTTAGCTGGAGATGGAGTGGCTGAAAAGTTACTGCGGGGTTGGTAATGATGGCTGCTTCTTGATGGGGAGCTAGGTCTCTGGCTACGGCTCGGGCTTCCAGTTCTTGCTCTTGAGTAAGGTTGAGAAGTGTCGATTTCCACGGTTTTAACTGAAACCCTTTGATCAACCGAAGCTCTACTAATAGGTGGTTTATCCCACGGTCTAGTTGCCATCCACCGGTCAAGCCATTTAGGTCTTTCCTCCTCGAGTTCTGCCCTGTGGTCTCTTCCTGCGGATTGGCTTCCAGACGTCCTCCAcgtcttttttataaaaaaaggaaacgGTATTATCAAGAAGCTCTAtacatatatgataaataagtaATAACACTTTTTCAGTTTTAGTTATTTTACCTGTTGAGAGAAAGCTTGAGACAAATTAGTCTTCTCGTGTCTCAATGCTGTGTCTCGTCTCCGTTGCAGCATAGCTTTCACTTCGTCTATCGTGTGTGGTCGGTCATCCCAATCTTCCGGGACGCTGCTTCCTTCTCTTgactataacaaaaaaaaaaaccaaaagatgtaaaccaacaagaaaaaaaagaaagaaaggttcTCAAACTCTCTAGCTCACTCCTGACCAGACTAATATTACAAGACGAGACTCGAACTACTATTTGGAAACTTAACCATATAGACCAAAACATGTTAAAGTAAAACGTTCATTGATTATGctttaagttcttttttttttgataatcatGTTAAATGATCATGCTTAAGTTGAAGTAAGATCCAAGTAGAAGGGTCGATCTACTAACCATGGACTGTCGGTCTGAAATGTCTTGGAGATAACGAGATTCAAAACCACAGTGAGTACTGTCACTGAATGCGGATTTGCGGCTACCATCATGAGACAGACGCTTACGTTGGTCAAGCACACGAGACTGGACTCTAACCAGAGCTTGCATACACCTTAAAGTCATTTTGGCTTGTTTTCTGACATTGTGACCTCTTACTAATGCTTGTAGCTTCACTAATCCTTTTAATGCTCTTAATGCTCTTCTTGCCTTCATTTACACAAAATCAAACACCATATATTAAttaacacaaaatataaaacccCAATCTGGTACCGTTACTTATTTGAATAaacattattagtttttaatacAATAACACGTCTTTGTCACTATAAAGTTGGCTAACAGTCAGTAggtaaaatataataaagtaaaagcaTTGGTATTAATTCTAGCTAATTGCTTATAGCTTACAAGGTAGCCTCTGAAAGAAGTCTGGATAACAACAGCAGCGTAGTTCTCTCTTGCGTAATAGATCCGCCTCGTCACATTTGGTACAGCTACCGGAGATGCCGATGTGGTGACGGACGGTGATTTTCCGACGTTCGGTGGTGTCGTCGGTGCGGTCTCCGGTAATGTTTTCGAGTTTGCGTTATCTGATTCTTGCGGCGGCGGAGGCGGAGAGACACCGGAAGGCTTCACCGGAGAATCTTGAGTCGCCGGTTTTTTGAACAACCAccgtctcttctctctcttctgtagaaaaaaacagaagatgaaaaaaacagaaaactctTTTCTTGAAATGAATAACAAGATCTAGAAACAACAAACcttttcttcgtcttcttcgattTCTTTACCGTGAGGATCATTTCGTTCCTTCTTAGACGGAGATCGGAAAGCTCGCTTCACGGCAGAAAGCCAAGAAGAACCGTTCTTTTTCCCCATGTGTTTTTTGTTGTCGGAAAATCACCCTTTAGCATATTATTACCATCGTTATGTATCGGTGTTCCTTGTCTTGTTTCTCAGTAAAAGAGGGTTGAGATTTGGCTTTAGATTTTTGCTGAactcaggagagagagagagagagagagatggaacaAGTACAGATAATCTTTTGGTTGCTTTGCTTTGTGTAAGAAATGGGCTCTGACCACCTCTTTAACTGCAACCACGACACCGATGACTgtgttttatctttttctctttcattATTTTATCTTATCGCAGAAACAAGTAACTATatattagtattattttatattttcgtaaTGCATCGATATTAACATGCATATATTCGTTATCGATCCATGTGGATGTACCGTAGGGACTAGGGATATAGATGGGCACTTTGATTTAGTCCTATCAACTAAGAGCAGGATTAACGCAAGCAAGAGAAAACTgagttcttattttttattttatattttttttttgtctaatttaaaaaaaaaaattaaagataaaccAAACGCGGATCGCCACGTTTCAGTGGAGTCCGCGAAAAGTACAGAAACTTTACCACACTCGCCTCTTGCAGAAGAGGAAGAAAGTGtggattttcattttttggtgAGCCCCATAACTCTTAAAACTCTTTAAAACCCTGCGTTAATGCTGCTCTAAAACCACGTcaaattacttttatttttgtatcatTCAGTTAAAATCCTAATTATAGACACAGTAACATTATCAATTGATGGTTGTCAGTTTTAGTAAAGATTCTACAACTTTTGGATCAAGATCAATTTACCATATAAAAAGACACGAAACTTGAGTACAtgagaaaaatatagagaaaatacAAGGTTAGATATCATGTCATCACATGTTGTTTACTCAAGATGATGTACAACATATCATCTGAAGGATTATATGTTAACTACTTGAAACTGACAGCCAAGCATCAAAGTATTTGCTTGACCAAGCTCGTGCTGTCACGTGCGTGGAGCCAGGTATCGAGACATAAGGTGGACCACCGTGGTCGTTCCCTAGAACCCAACcaacatgttttgttttttactcaATACAAACGCATCTGGTCAAAGTCAAACCTCTCTCTCTTTGGGCTCTAGTTTAAAAATCAAACAGGCCTATATAGGAGTAAAGGGCGTAAGGCCCAAAGTTAAATGAAAGATTAATATCTAAAACTCAAATGGGTCATTTAATCGGCCCATACATGCCTGGGGGGTACAAGCTTTATAATCTCAGCGTCTCCCCAACTTGGCTTCAAACCCTAGCGAAATTCACTTGAGCCGCTCTCCGAAAGCATTTTCGATCCCAGTCTAAGGTACTTTCGATGCTTCtccatttctattttattagtcCTGGAACCTCTCACTGTTAGATTGTATCTACATATATTTAAAGTCTTAATTTGTGTATTCCGAGTATTGATATTTATTGATAAATAGGTGATTAATTGGCTGTTGTTCTTACATGgttttcagaaagaaaaaagaatgtcGACGGTCGGAGAGCTTGCTTGCAGCTACGCTGTTATGATCCTCGAGGACGAGGGTATTTCTATCACGGTTGgtgttttttgttatttatctgATTATCCATTTACTTAATATTCGGTTCTtacctagtttttttttaagacatTGAGTTGAAGTAGTAGGAGTTATGTCTGTTCGCTTTATAATTGAAAGCTTAGTTAAAATTGTTTTAGTTTAATCTCTCTAAACCTTAATATGAATGTTGTTAGGCCGACAAGATCGCTACGTTGATCAAATCCGCTGGTGTTAGTTGCGAGTCATACTGGCCAATGCTATTCGCCAAAATGGCAGAGAAGCGTAACGTTACTGACCTCATCATGAACGTTGGTGCTGGTGGCGGAGGTGGTGCCCCAGTTTCAGCTGCTGCCCCTGCTGCCGGTGGTGGTGCTGCAGCTGCTGCACCTGCCgctgaggagaagaagaaggttgGAGAAATAccaattaataaaaatactttGTTTTGCTTAGTTCAACTTTGTTTCTAAACATGTTTTGGTAAAATCTATTGTGGATGCAGGAAGAAGTGGCAGAAGAGAGTGACGGTGATTTGGGTTTCGGCTTGTTTGACTAAGCAAGAAGCAATtgctttgttttttcttgttcGTAGTTGGTTGTTTTATCGAATTGAGACGACATGTTTTGTTTAGTTGCTACTTCGTTTCCTCAAGTTTTGGTTGTTTTCTTGAATCACCTGTTAGTGTATCTCAAGTCTACCGAGCAAAACCATCGGGAGTTTgacattttctttatatttcctTCTTTGATAACTAATATTGGTGTGAGATTTAAAAATCATGAATCACAAGAAAAGATTATCCAATCGCAAGAAATTGGCtgaataaatataaatgtagagaaataaaaaattgttgaGAGACCTGTAAATGAGTAACTGGGCTTTACAATAGTAGTTTTTGTCGGTGAACCCGGTCCATTAAGTGTGTTAATGAGGAGAGGGAGAGTGGAGCAAACGCgcttctatttgggtttatggattgaaacaacaTACTTCTGTCTCTTGTTAGTTGTTACACTTCCAACTCATCCTCTTCCTGTCTTCCTCGTTttctccgcctctctctctctccttacaGTTTATTTTACTCAGTTCTTTGAATCTCATTGGTCTCAACTATATCGAAATGGCTACGTCTTTCTCCGCCACACTTCCTCTCCATGGATCTCAAGAGAATCGTCTCTTACTTCCCCCGATCCGATTGgctcctccttcttcttctttcctcggatcCACCCGTCCTCTCACCGTTCCTTCTTCTCGCAGACTCTACCACGCTCACGCCGCTCGTCGATCTCCCGTCGTTGGCGTCCAGGAAGTTGTCAAAGAGAAGAAAGTCACCAACAGCCTGGTATGCATTGTCCAAACTCACTGATACTTATTATTAGCATCACGATCCTTAAGAAATACTATAATCATCGAGAGAGTTAGTTCTTTAGTATTATATAACTATGagattatttaaatttctatatatgCTTTTAATTGAGAAATTGGAGTTATCTAGATTGtaagatttttatttgatttgttttgaaattagttAATAACCAAAGAGGAAGGATTAGTGTTGTATGAAGACATGATCCTCGGTAGATCTTTCGAGGACATGTGTGCTCAAATGTACTACAGAGGCAAGATGTTTGGTTTTGTCCACTTGTACAACGGCCAAGAAGCTGTCTCGACCGGCTTCATCAAGCTCCTCACACAGTCCGATTCAGTCGTCAGCACATACCGTGACCACGTCCACGCCCTCAGCAAAGGCGTCTCCGCTCGCGCCGTCATGAGCGAGCTCTTCGGGAAAGTCACCGGTTGCTGCAGAGGCCAAGGTGGGTCCATGCATATGTTCTCCAAAGAACACAACATGCTCGGTGGGTTCGCCTTCATCGGAGAAGGCATCCCTGTGGCCACCGGTGCTGCGTTTACCTCAAAGTACAAGAGAGAGGTCTTGAAACAGGACTGCGATGACGTCACTGTTGCGTTCTTCGGAGACGGGACTTGTAACAACGGGCAGTTCTACGAGTGTCTCAACATGGCTGCGCTTTATAAGCTGCCTATTATCTTCGTCGTTGAGAATAACTTGTGGGCTATTGGGATGTCTCACTTGAGGTCGACTTCTGATCCTGAGATTTGGAAGAAAGGTCCTGCGTTTGGGATGCCGGGTGTCCATGTTGACGGTATGGATGTGCTGAAGGTGAGGGAAGTGGCTAAAGAGGCGGTGACGAGAGCTAGAAGAGGAGAAGATCCGACGTTGGTGGAATGTGAGACTTATAGGTTCAGAGGACACTCCTTGGCTGATCCTGATGAGCTCCGTGACGCTGGTATGTATTGAAACtaaccttttttttattatgaatctttcattaatttttaatttattttggggCAGCTGAGAAAGCCAAGTACGCGGCTAGAGATCCGATCACAGCGTTGAAGAAGTATTTGGTAGAGAACAAGCTAGCGAATGAAGGGGAGCTTAAGACGATAGAGAAGAAGATAGACGAGTTGGTGGAGGAAGCGGTTGAGTTTGCAGACGCGAGTCCGCAGCCTGGTCGGAGTCAGTTGCTAGAGAATGTATTTGCTGATCCCAAAGGGTTTGGGATAGGACCTGATGGACGTTACAGATGTGAGGATCCCAAGTTTACTGAAGGCACCGCTCAAGTCtgaaaaaaaatctacttaaccTGTGTTCTGTTCTGTCTTTGGCTTCTGtgtaatgttgtttttttttttatgtatcatTAAGTTAAAATGCTACAGAAAACACAGTTTGGATCGTTTGAATTTCTTTGCTTTTTGTTGGATAATGCTAAatttacaacaacaaaaaattgtTCTTCCAACATTCTAAATAACAAAACAGCTAAACCAAAGAGAGGGTTTCATATGACCCGACCCGGTTTATCCTCTTAATTTtctatatttcttatatttatttatttttagctttCCTCACAAATTATTTACTTATCTTGGTTCGATGATAATGGCAGCCTCCTGCTTCGCAACTcccttatcttcttcttcttctcgatcATCCTCCAATGCCATCCCAAAATGCAAAACTCTAATCCCTTCGTGCTCTTACCTGAAAGCGTCTACCACCCCTCTCCATCTCTCTTCTCTGTCTCGCCACTGTGTAGCTCAACGACTGCAGCAAATCAaggtctcttcttcttcttcagaattATCAGTTCTAGATGAAGAGAAACAAGAAGAAGTCGAAGTTGATGGAGAGACAGGTGAAGAAACCGAAGCTGAGCCAGTGGTGATGAAGAAGCCGAGACCTTGCGAGCTATACGTTTGCAatatcccaagaagctatgacaTTGCTCAGCTTCTCGAAATGTTTCAGCCTTTTGGAACTGTCATCTCCGTCGAGGTAAGAAGAATAAATCTAACTTCTTCTTATCCTCCTCACACGTGTCTCTTTGTGAGTGTGTGTTGGTTGAAATGATGATGCAGGTATCTCGAAATCCACAGACTGGGGAGAGCCGTGGAAGTGGATTTGTCACGATGGGTTCTATCAACTCTGCCAAAAACGCCATCGCTTCTCTTGATATGAAGGAAGTAGGTGGTCGGGAGATGCGGGTAAGGTACTCTGTTGAGATGAATCCAGGAGCCAGGAGAAACTCAGCAGCCTTGAACTCAACGCCGAAGAAGATTCTCATGTACGAAAGCCAGTACAAGGTTTACGTCGGAAACCTCCCTTGGTCAACGCAGCCCGATGATTTGAGAGACCATTTCAGCAGTTTTGGGACAGTCGTGAGCGCGAGAGTGTTGCACGACCGCAAGACTGGGAAAAACAGAGTCTTTGCCTTTCTTTCGTTTGCAAGCCTTGAAGAACGTGATGCGGCTCTGTCACTCAATGGAACagtaagaaagaaagaaacaacgCACTTGTGCTTAACTCCTTTTTACTTATTAACTCAAAAACTCTCTTCTCTTTTGCAGGAATATGAAGGCCGCAAAATCATAGTCAGAGAAGGTATCGAGAGGACCGAGTCTTAAACCATTTTTCATCGTTCCAtctgtttttgaagtttcttgtTACTCTTTAGTGTAATTTTCCAAACCGATCCTGGCATCTCATTATGTATGATTTTCTTCTCCGACTCATCTACTTTTACAAATCAAGTGTAATCGTCAGTCAATCTCCACAGGCGTCTAGATGCACTACTTCCTAATTCTTGATGTCCATCGcaatttttacaaatataaagTTCGTAATGAAACGTTGTATGTATGTGCTGTAATGGGATCCCAATACAAGTCTGGAATTTCATTCATTTTCCGTTAAAGATAATAAGAGCTTAGAGAATATTACCGGCAAGAGACATGACGAGGGATAATATGAACGCTAATTGCATAATGTGAAAATTGCATAATGTGACTGAAAACTAATCAAACAAGTTTCCTGTCAATTGATCGTTAGAATAATATGTAAACGTTGACCTTTCAGTAGCGAGTAGGTATGCCTCTAAACATGCATTGTTTTGGATATTCAAATTTGCTATACAGAAGAAAACTTTAACATTCTCTGTGTTCTTTTTCAACACCCAAGTAAACTCAAGGTACCAAGTATTTCTCTGGAAAGTAGCGGCTTTATCCTACTTCAATTGCCTCCAGTGCCAAGTTGCAACTCCTGTCTCACCTTCTTCAGCTGTGACACAAAACTTTATTAATATCATCCTAAAGTGAAATGCAAGAAAGTACATTTAAAACTTTGGTATTGAGACTTACCACAGCCTTTATTTGATTCCTGGCAGTAGCAGTTCCTCCAGTGACACAATCATCATGGTAAGGGCTACGGATACGCACTTTTCCCGATACCAGAATGTCTTTGTTTACCCACTGTACAGGAAGCCTGGAATGGAGCAGCACATACCATTATTCAAttagaaaaaaagtaaatgTTTCCGGTTTCGTTGCGTCAGCCCTGACGCGTTCATTAACTGACATAAGACAATATCAGGATACACCCTACAACCATCTTCCACGAGAGGTTCTTAATTGGCAAACGAAGAAAAGCTCAGTGTAAACAACATAAGTAGCCTACAAACAGCTCGAAACTAATTGTCAAACTCACACAATTAGCAAAAACTAGCTGAGTAACTTCTTTGACAAGTCTACTCGAACATTATAGCATATTTCTTTCAGCAATGTCATAAAAATCAGCTCAGCATAAATATCTACAGTAACAAAAAATGAGGTTTGATGCTAATTTACAGGCATTTTCACAGCAGCAAATGCATAATCCGAAAAAGAATGCAACCTCTGCAAACCAAGAGCAATACTGAATCAAGATTCAAACATACTTCTCACACAATAACACAATATCTAATTTCAAGAACAATCCCAATGATTCACAGTTTGCTGTTTAACAATCATATCATAAATCAATCTTTAACGGTATCTTCTTAACATAAGAAAATAACCTAAACCACACGCACACAAAAAGAtccgaagaagaagcaaaagatcCTTACGTCTTAGACAAATCGTTGAAGATCTTCTGCGCCTCTGCGGTAACACCAACACCAATGCTCTTGATTTCCCTGCGTAGTACACGTTCCCTGTGTacaaagaacaacaacaacgtcagatcaataaaaattatatataatagttaagatgaattttccttttcttaagATTTAAGAGACGTACTCTCTAGCCCACTGCAAAACGCCTTTTATACTGTCGTGTAAAGAGTCCATTAATAGAGTTACGTCAGTGGGGTTACGTGTCATGCACTTATGAAAGAGTGTACCGAGACTTTCTGAAGTACCGCCACTAAGCGGATGGGTTAACAGGTGTCCAATGTCTTTGGGGACATTACCCCCTAAAACACCTAGTTTCAACACCATGTGTTGAACTCTGAAGACAAACACAGCTCTACCTCCCAGTTCTATACCATTTGTTCTCAAAATCTCCAAATCTTTGTCCACGTCCAAAGTCTTCACATACTCGACCATCTCAGTCAAGTACGGGATCTCTGCCATCTCCCATACAGTCCAATCAAGCCTGTAACGATCAAactaaaaaaccaaaaaaattggaaatgtAAATTAGCAGTCTCCACTTGTCACAAAATAAGCTAAGCTTCAAAAGAAGGAATGAATTGAAAGCAGGGGAGTAAGTAGGGGACACCATTATCATGTTTCCTTATTGTATTTGCAAACATTAAaccattttttcctttttatataaagaaaaccaTTTTCTTGGCTTCAACATAATTTGCATGATTCTCATAACAGCAAATAATATCTATTTCTCGAatataagtaataaaatataatggaAAACGATTCAAGATCTGAAATTACCTCTGTGGGAAAGCACTCTCCATGGTCAATAGGAATCAACTTGCCTTCTTTGTTAAGTATGTTGTCCTGGTTTCTGTCCGTGTTGCCATATCGGATATCCAGAAGTGTCATCTTTTGGAAATCTTGGATACTGAAAATAGCATCACTCCTCTCACCATGAACATACCACTTCTTGTTTGGAATGAATTGCTGTAATGATCCTTTTGCCCATCTTTTCTCTCTGTCCCCTTTGAAGTCCATACAACGAACCATTGTTGTTGGAGGGACACCTCCGAATCCATCTTCTTCACTATCCTTGGGGAAATCCAACAAATATGCAGCCACCTCTCTGTTGGCCTTTTCTCCTTTCCTCGAACaaccatcttcttcctcttccggTTTGAAGACTGCAACCTTCCTCATTTTCTCGTCCATGAG
Above is a window of Brassica napus cultivar Da-Ae chromosome A10, Da-Ae, whole genome shotgun sequence DNA encoding:
- the LOC106370898 gene encoding 31 kDa ribonucleoprotein, chloroplastic-like; the protein is MIMAASCFATPLSSSSSRSSSNAIPKCKTLIPSCSYLKASTTPLHLSSLSRHCVAQRLQQIKVSSSSSELSVLDEEKQEEVEVDGETGEETEAEPVVMKKPRPCELYVCNIPRSYDIAQLLEMFQPFGTVISVEVSRNPQTGESRGSGFVTMGSINSAKNAIASLDMKEVGGREMRVRYSVEMNPGARRNSAALNSTPKKILMYESQYKVYVGNLPWSTQPDDLRDHFSSFGTVVSARVLHDRKTGKNRVFAFLSFASLEERDAALSLNGTEYEGRKIIVREGIERTES
- the LOC125575234 gene encoding pyruvate dehydrogenase E1 component subunit alpha-3, chloroplastic-like, producing the protein MATSFSATLPLHGSQENRLLLPPIRLAPPSSSFLGSTRPLTVPSSRRLYHAHAARRSPVVGVQEVVKEKKVTNSLLITKEEGLVLYEDMILGRSFEDMCAQMYYRGKMFGFVHLYNGQEAVSTGFIKLLTQSDSVVSTYRDHVHALSKGVSARAVMSELFGKVTGCCRGQGGSMHMFSKEHNMLGGFAFIGEGIPVATGAAFTSKYKREVLKQDCDDVTVAFFGDGTCNNGQFYECLNMAALYKLPIIFVVENNLWAIGMSHLRSTSDPEIWKKGPAFGMPGVHVDGMDVLKVREVAKEAVTRARRGEDPTLVECETYRFRGHSLADPDELRDAAEKAKYAARDPITALKKYLVENKLANEGELKTIEKKIDELVEEAVEFADASPQPGRSQLLENVFADPKGFGIGPDGRYRCEDPKFTEGTAQV
- the LOC106369390 gene encoding phosphatidylinositol 4-kinase gamma 3-like, which produces MNTRMVNENFISTLTYIGKCKDPLASKERWIDLSGLEEKEAIAIREIESIGVGVTAEAQKVFNDLSKTKIESIGVGVAAEAPKSFDAFSKTYPIEQDLVVEILPVPVMRARDIIVAANMALKKKIFAQKISRATNGAYFLMDEKMRKVAVFKPEEEEDGCSRKGEKANREVAAYLLDFPKDSEEDGFGGVPPTTMVRCMDFKGDREKRWAKGSLQQFIPNKKWYVHGERSDAIFSIQDFQKMTLLDIRYGNTDRNQDNILNKEGKLIPIDHGECFPTEFDRYRLDWTVWEMAEIPYLTEMVEYVKTLDVDKDLEILRTNGIELGGRAVFVFRVQHMVLKLGVLGGNVPKDIGHLLTHPLSGGTSESLGTLFHKCMTRNPTDVTLLMDSLHDSIKGVLQWAREERVLRREIKSIGVGVTAEAQKIFNDLSKTLPVQWVNKDILVSGKVRIRSPYHDDCVTGGTATARNQIKAVLKKVRQELQLGTGGN